A single region of the Grus americana isolate bGruAme1 chromosome 3, bGruAme1.mat, whole genome shotgun sequence genome encodes:
- the LOC129204079 gene encoding pantetheine hydrolase VNN2-like isoform X2, translated as MGLPKAHASAVLLVLSALEACALDSYVAAVYEHSHAVILPDATDEPVSPDDALALMNKNMDVLEGAVKEAAQQGAHIIVTPEDGIYGWLFTRKTIYPYLEDIPDPAVDWIPCTDPTRFAPAPVQERLSCMARNNSIYVVANIGDKKPCNSSDPGCPSDGRYQYNTDIVFDSEGKLVARYHKYNLFRRETQFNYPKEPEAITFETPFGKFGIFTCFDILFREPAVVLVSELQVDTVLFPTAWMNVLPFLTAIEFHSAWAMGMGVNLLSANTHNIGLAMTGSGLFTPEGPVAYHYDSRTEEGRLLLAELSARPRLSPTYPPAVNWSLYATSIKKFPEKDTFSGAVRRDIFTFSELRHKAGNYTVCQGDLCCHLVYRMPNKSNDEVYVLGAFDGLHGSLIKYHWQICTLLKCQTTDLNTCGQPAETAQTKFEMFSLSGTFGTNYVFPEVLYSGVQLAPGEFEVLRDGRLKSKHGTSKPLLTATLFGRLYEKDLPNPLRTSP; from the exons ATGGGGCTTCCTAAAGCTCATGCCTCTGCCGTGCTTTTGGTGCTGTCTGCTCTGGAGGCCTGTGCCCTCGACAGCTACGTCGCAGCCGTCTATGAGCACAGC CACGCAGTCATCCTGCCAGATGCCACTGATGAGCCTGTTTCTCCTGATGATGCTTTGGCCCTGATGAACAAAAACATGGATGTCTTGGAAGGGGCCGTCAAGGAAGCCGCCCAGCAG GGCGCCCACATCATTGTGACTCCCGAAGATGGCATTTACGGCTGGCTTTTCACAAGAAAAACCATCTACCCCTACCTGGAGGATATCCCTGATCCGGCAGTGGACTGGATTCCCTGCACCGACCCCACAAG ATTTGCTCCAGCACCAGTGCAGGAACGACTCAGCTGCATGGCCAGGAATAACTCCATCTATGTGGTTGCAAACATCGGGGACAAGAAGCCGTGTAACTCCAGTGATCCTGGCTGCCCCAGCGACGGTCGCTATCAGTACAACACCGACATCGTCTTTGACTCGGAGGGGAAACTGGTGGCTCGTTACCACAAG TACAACTTGTTTAGAAGAGAAACTCAGTTTAATTACCCTAAAGAGCCTGAAGCCATCACCTTTGAGACCCCCTTTGGGAAGTTTGGCATTTTCACGTGCTTCGACATCCTTTTCCGTGAGCCTGCCGTGGTCCTAGTCAGCGAGTTGCAGGTGGACACCGTGCTCTTCCCCACGGCTTGGATGAACGTCCTGCCCTTTCTGACTGCAATTGAGTTTCACTCTGCCTGGGCTATGGGCATGGGTGTCAATTTGCTTTCAGCAAATACTCACAACATCGGCTTGGCAATGACAG GCAGCGGGCTGTTCACGCCGGAGGGACCCGTCGCCTACCATTACGACAGCAGGACAGAGGAGGGACGTCTCCTGCTAGCCGAGCTGAGTGCACGCCCCCGTCTTTCCCCCACCTACCCGCCTGCTGTCAACTGGAGCTTGTATGCCACAAGCATCAAGAAATTTCCAGAAAAAGACACTTTCTCAGGAGCTGTTCGGCGGGATATATTCACTTTCAGTGAACTCAGGCACAAAGCTGGAAATTACACGGTTTGCCAAGGAGACCTCTGCTGTCATTTGGTCTATCGGATGCCAAACAAGAGCAATGATGAAGTTTATGTCCTGGGTGCATTTGATGGGCTTCACGGTTCTCTCATAAAATACCATTGGCAG ATATGCACGCTGCTCAAGTGCCAGACCACAGACCTGAACACATGCGGGCAGCCGGCGGAGACGGCTCAGACCAAGTTTGAGATGTTCTCCCTCAGCGGCACCTTTGGCACCAACTACGTCTTTCCAGAAGTCTTGTACAGCGGGGTGCAGCTGGCCCCCGGGGAGTTTGAG GTGCTACGTGATGGACGTTTGAAAAGTAAGCATGGCACATCGAAACCCCTCTTAACAGCGACGCTTTTTGGACGGCTTTACGAAAAGGACCTGCCAAATCCTCTGCGAACCTCCCCGTAA
- the LOC129204079 gene encoding pantetheine hydrolase VNN2-like isoform X1, with product MLPPRSLLHAAVFALAALQALASDTFIAAVYEHAVILPDATDEPVSPDDALALMNKNMDVLEGAVKEAAQQGAHIIVTPEDGIYGWLFTRKTIYPYLEDIPDPAVDWIPCTDPTRFAPAPVQERLSCMARNNSIYVVANIGDKKPCNSSDPGCPSDGRYQYNTDIVFDSEGKLVARYHKYNLFRRETQFNYPKEPEAITFETPFGKFGIFTCFDILFREPAVVLVSELQVDTVLFPTAWMNVLPFLTAIEFHSAWAMGMGVNLLSANTHNIGLAMTGSGLFTPEGPVAYHYDSRTEEGRLLLAELSARPRLSPTYPPAVNWSLYATSIKKFPEKDTFSGAVRRDIFTFSELRHKAGNYTVCQGDLCCHLVYRMPNKSNDEVYVLGAFDGLHGSLIKYHWQICTLLKCQTTDLNTCGQPAETAQTKFEMFSLSGTFGTNYVFPEVLYSGVQLAPGEFEVLRDGRLKSKHGTSKPLLTATLFGRLYEKDLPNPLRTSP from the exons ATGCTCCCTCCCCGGTCTCTCCTGCACGCTGCGGTGTTTGCCCTTGCAGCCCTTCAGGCCCTTGCCTCCGACACCTTCATTGCAGCCGTCTACGAGCACGCAGTCATCCTGCCAGATGCCACTGATGAGCCTGTTTCTCCTGATGATGCTTTGGCCCTGATGAACAAAAACATGGATGTCTTGGAAGGGGCCGTCAAGGAAGCCGCCCAGCAG GGCGCCCACATCATTGTGACTCCCGAAGATGGCATTTACGGCTGGCTTTTCACAAGAAAAACCATCTACCCCTACCTGGAGGATATCCCTGATCCGGCAGTGGACTGGATTCCCTGCACCGACCCCACAAG ATTTGCTCCAGCACCAGTGCAGGAACGACTCAGCTGCATGGCCAGGAATAACTCCATCTATGTGGTTGCAAACATCGGGGACAAGAAGCCGTGTAACTCCAGTGATCCTGGCTGCCCCAGCGACGGTCGCTATCAGTACAACACCGACATCGTCTTTGACTCGGAGGGGAAACTGGTGGCTCGTTACCACAAG TACAACTTGTTTAGAAGAGAAACTCAGTTTAATTACCCTAAAGAGCCTGAAGCCATCACCTTTGAGACCCCCTTTGGGAAGTTTGGCATTTTCACGTGCTTCGACATCCTTTTCCGTGAGCCTGCCGTGGTCCTAGTCAGCGAGTTGCAGGTGGACACCGTGCTCTTCCCCACGGCTTGGATGAACGTCCTGCCCTTTCTGACTGCAATTGAGTTTCACTCTGCCTGGGCTATGGGCATGGGTGTCAATTTGCTTTCAGCAAATACTCACAACATCGGCTTGGCAATGACAG GCAGCGGGCTGTTCACGCCGGAGGGACCCGTCGCCTACCATTACGACAGCAGGACAGAGGAGGGACGTCTCCTGCTAGCCGAGCTGAGTGCACGCCCCCGTCTTTCCCCCACCTACCCGCCTGCTGTCAACTGGAGCTTGTATGCCACAAGCATCAAGAAATTTCCAGAAAAAGACACTTTCTCAGGAGCTGTTCGGCGGGATATATTCACTTTCAGTGAACTCAGGCACAAAGCTGGAAATTACACGGTTTGCCAAGGAGACCTCTGCTGTCATTTGGTCTATCGGATGCCAAACAAGAGCAATGATGAAGTTTATGTCCTGGGTGCATTTGATGGGCTTCACGGTTCTCTCATAAAATACCATTGGCAG ATATGCACGCTGCTCAAGTGCCAGACCACAGACCTGAACACATGCGGGCAGCCGGCGGAGACGGCTCAGACCAAGTTTGAGATGTTCTCCCTCAGCGGCACCTTTGGCACCAACTACGTCTTTCCAGAAGTCTTGTACAGCGGGGTGCAGCTGGCCCCCGGGGAGTTTGAG GTGCTACGTGATGGACGTTTGAAAAGTAAGCATGGCACATCGAAACCCCTCTTAACAGCGACGCTTTTTGGACGGCTTTACGAAAAGGACCTGCCAAATCCTCTGCGAACCTCCCCGTAA
- the LOC129204080 gene encoding pantetheinase-like has product MLPPRSLLHAAVFALAALQALASDTFIAAVYEHAVILPDATDEPVSPDDALALMNKNMDVLEGAVKEAAQQGAHIIVTPEDGIYGWLFTRKTIYPYLEDIPDPAVDWIPCTNPTRFAPAPVQERLSCMARNNSIYVVANIGDKKPCNSSDPGCPSDGRYQYNTDVVFDSEGKLVARYHKYNLFMSETQFNYPKEPEAVTFETPFGKFGIFTCFDILFREPAVVLVSELQVDTVLFPTAWMNVLPFLTAIEFHSAWAMGMGVNLLSANTHNIGLAMTGSGIYAPDGARTYYYNMKTEDGHLLVAELDSHPRLSPASPPAVNWSSYALSVERFSPNDHEFRGLIFYDWFTFTDLTKPEGNLTVCQKDLCCHLNYKMAGKQEEEVYVLGAFDGLHVVEGQYYLQICTLLKCKSTDLNTCGQPAETAQTKFEMFSLSGTFGTNYVFPEVLYSGVQLAPGEFEVLKDGRLISKTKPTKPVVTVTLFGRWYEKDHLK; this is encoded by the exons ATGCTCCCTCCCCGGTCTCTCCTGCACGCTGCGGTGTTTGCCCTTGCAGCCCTTCAGGCCCTTGCCTCCGACACCTTCATTGCAGCCGTCTACGAGCACGCAGTCATCCTGCCAGATGCCACTGATGAGCCTGTTTCTCCTGATGATGCTTTGGCCCTGATGAACAAAAACATGGATGTCTTGGAAGGGGCCGTCAAGGAAGCCGCCCAGCAG GGCGCCCACATCATTGTGACTCCCGAAGATGGCATTTACGGCTGGCTTTTCACAAGAAAAACCATCTACCCCTACCTGGAGGATATCCCTGATCCAGCAGTGGACTGGATTCCCTGCACCAACCCCACAAG ATTTGCTCCAGCACCAGTGCAGGAACGACTCAGCTGCATGGCCAGGAATAACTCCATCTATGTGGTTGCAAACATCGGGGACAAGAAGCCGTGTAACTCCAGTGATCCTGGCTGCCCCAGCGACGGTCGCTATCAGTACAACACCGACGTCGTCTTTGACTCGGAGGGGAAACTGGTGGCTCGTTACCACAAG TATAATCTCTTTATGTCAGAAACTCAGTTTAATTACCCTAAAGAGCCAGAAGCTGTCACCTTTGAGACCCCCTTTGGGAAGTTTGGCATTTTCACGTGCTTCGACATCCTTTTCCGTGAGCCTGCCGTGGTCCTAGTCAGCGAGTTGCAGGTGGACACCGTGCTCTTCCCCACGGCTTGGATGAACGTCCTGCCCTTTCTGACTGCAATTGAGTTTCACTCTGCCTGGGCTATGGGCATGGGTGTCAATTTGCTTTCAGCAAATACTCACAACATCGGCTTGGCAATGACAG GGAGTGGTATTTATGCACCAGACGGAGCCAGAACATACTACTACAATATGAAAACTGAGGATGGTCACCTCCTTGTTGCTGAACTAGATTCGCACCCTCgcctttctcctgcctccccGCCTGCTGTCAACTGGAGCTCATATGCTTTGAGTGTCGAAAGATTCTCACCGAATGACCATGAATTCAGAGGACTCATCTTCTACGACTGGTTTACTTTCACTGACCTCACTAAGCCTGAGGGGAATCTCACTGTTTGCCAGAAGGACCTCTGCTGTCACTTGAACTACAAGATGGCAGGGAAACAAGAAGAAGAAGTTTATGTGCTAGGTGCTTTTGATGGGCTTCACGTTGTTGAAGGACAATACTACCTGCAG ATATGCACACTGCTCAAGTGCAAGAGCACAGACCTGAACACGTGCGGGCAGCCGGCGGAGACGGCTCAGACCAAGTTTGAGATGTTCTCCCTCAGCGGCACCTTTGGCACCAACTACGTCTTTCCAGAAGTCTTGTACAGCGGGGTGCAGCTGGCCCCCGGGGAGTTTGAG GTATTAAAAGATGGGCGCTTGATAAGTaagacaaaaccaacaaaaccagtCGTCACTGTGACTCTTTTTGGACGGTGGTATGAAAAGGATCATCTGAAATAA